The Alnus glutinosa chromosome 10, dhAlnGlut1.1, whole genome shotgun sequence DNA window ATAATATCCAAAATTTCTCTATTGTGTCCTACTGGACTTTGACCACgatgtattaattaattaagagcaTCATTTTAGCTAATTAAAAcgtatcatttttttattattatttttattttaaaaaaacttcacCTAACTTTCTTAAACCTTGATTTCTTTTGCAATCTTCcattaaaagtttaaaattctaATTTTGATGTCTCGAACTTTCAATTTGTTGCAATCACACATATCCCCGTTAGAGTTTAATTAAATCAGACGgtcaaaaagtaaaatgacacTTATTATATCATTGTAAACTTATAAGATTataaaattacccttaaattacaattaatttttgaaaaaaatttcatcacttatgaaaaaaagtaccaaaactttaaaaaatgttaatttaaggtatccatcttttaatgtacgttttttcaatttcaactattcattaaaatttttccttaaatcctatcaaaattacACTTAAAATACagttagttttttaaaaagtgagggtattttgaaaatttctcaCCCATCCTTTAGGATTTAACAAATGGAAGGGTGagattgtaaaaaattgaaagttcaaTACACTAAATTGGGAATTATTGAACTTTGAGAGGGGAGAGATTCCAAAagccaaaagtgatgaaagtttaggaggttaagtgaagttttccttttattttatgtactatttttttcaatacaaactctAACATATATAACTTATAATACTTGTCTAAAAGTagttaataaacaaataaaatatgtattttaGGTAAAGAGAACATAAACTTAATTCTCTCATattaactaaatatatatagacCATATGAAAATTTTAGACCATATATATACTGAAGATCAAGATGCTCTAAGGTTATAGGAGGGGAGTATAAtatagaaaatgaaaaggacTTGAAATGACTTgttttataataaaaacataattgcAGATTCAGATGGCTTCTGATTGACAAGGACAATCCAGAGAGTTTCGTGTACAAATTGTGCACTACATGATCTTGTTCATATTTATCACAATATAAGTACTCAAACAcgtagagagaaagaaagagaaagagatcgaTCGAGATCCCTCGAAGTTGTAAAAgcaggaatatatatatatatatatggagatgGAAGGGAGTGTCTACAGAGCTCATTGTTTGGTCGTAACCTATCCATCCCAAGGCCACATCAATCCTATGATGCAATTCTCCAAACGTTTGGATCACAAAGGAGTAAAAGTTACACTCGTTATTACCAACTTCATCTCCAAGACCATGCATAAAGAAGCCAGCTCCAATATTGCCCTCGAGACCATCTCCGACGGCTATGATGAAGGCGGCAAAGCAGAAGCAGAAAGCATCCACCGTTATTTGGATCGCTTTCGTCGAGTCGGGTCGCAAACTCTGATTCAGCTTATTGAAAAGCTTTCTAGTTTAGGTGGTCCTGTTGATTGTGTTGTTTATGATCCTTTCTTGCCTTGGGCTCTGGACATAGCCAAAAAGTTTGGTTTAGTTGGTGCTGCGTTTTTCACTCAATCTTGTGCTgttgataatatatattaccATGTCCACAAAGGAGCACTCAAACTCCCTCTTTCAGAGACTGAAATTTTGCTTTCTGGGTTGCCGCCACTCCAATCTCAGGATATGCCGTCCTTCATTTATGATTTCAGATCCTACCCAGCTTACTATGACATACTTGTGGGTCAATTCTCCAACTTTGATAAAGCTGACTGGGTCCTTGTTAACACGTTTTATGAGTTGGAGCAAGAGGTAAAAGACTTGTTGTCGACCATTACTTGCCTCCACTGCTCCACAgttttttagcttttttatttttttttgtttggttaggAGGGAGGACATTGAAAAGCTGAATGATATAATTGTTCGATTTTGATTCCGTGTGATAAACTATTTTGTAGGTGGTCGATTGGATGGCAAAGATGTGGCCATTGAGGACAGTAGGACCAACTATCCCATCAATGTTCCTAGACAGGCGAATTGAAGATGACAAAGAATATGGTGTGAGCATCTTCAAACCGAACACTGATGCTTGCATGAAATGGTTAAATGATCGTTCAAAGGGATCAGTTGTTTATGTTTCGTTTGGGAGTGTGGCCACTCTTAAAGTTGAGCAAATGGAAGAAATAGCTTGGGGATTAAGAATGAGCAACAGATTCTTCTTGTGGGTTGTCAGGGCATCAGAAGAGGCAAAGCTTCCCAAAAACTTTGTGGAGGAGTCGTCTGAAAAGGGATTGGTGGTCCGTTGGTGTCCTCAGCTGGAGATCTTAACTCATGAGGCAGTGGGGTgctttgttacacattgtgggTGGAACTCTACTTTGGAGGCCCTTAGCTTCGGTGTGCCGATGATCGCAGTCCCACATTGGTCAGATCAGAGCACAAATGCAAAGTATATTATGGACATTTGGAAGATGGGACTGAAAGTTCCGGTGGATGAGAAAGGGTTAGTCAAGCAAGAAGCAATAGAAGATTGCATACGGGAAATaatggagggagagagaggggaagagaTAAAGAAAAATGCTTTAAAATGGAGGAAATTGGCCAGAGATGCTGTTGACGAGGGTGGAAGTTCTGATAAAAACATTGAAGAATTTGTAGCTAAATTGGTTCACTCCTAAGCTCTAGACACAACTTCACGTCCATTTCCAAAGTTGTGTTGTAACTGCTGAATGGTTATGTAATAATTTCGGCTTAATTATGACAAATGCCGTTTATGTAATAACAACTGCAGATCGAATGGTTCAAATCCTTTCTGCTTTGGCATGTATGCTTTTCGATAAACTTCTATCTGTGCTGTGAACAAACTGTAATTTGGCTTCTGTTGTAGAGCTACTGCTTCTGCACTTGAGTTTTTGTCTTCACTCAGCTCATGCAAGtgtcttccttctttttatattattttacaatttCACAAACACATGCATGTACGTACGTCATCATACTTATTTTAGTTTCTTAAAGTTTTAAagatttgtatttcattaatttaaaatttaatcgATCAATTGTTCATGGATATATATGATAAACTACTTCTGAACACGTCAGTGATGATGAAAACGTTGATGTCCTATTGTCCTGCTTAATTTCAACCATTTGTTAATAATCCTTCTTTAATAATGTGTTACATATTTGATAGATCGATATTTGTTACCTTGTTAATTGCACAAATTATTTTGGAACAACTTCACATGTTAttcttgatttttcatcacttttacaatcatacccataaattttaataaatgtcaattttgtgtattcatcttttaattttttttaatttctcaatttctttagaattttttgttaaattctaactgAGGAGTAtcataattcttaaaatataatacccttatcttttttagaaaaaaaaaaaaggggaaaaaaattgcACTGATTGAAGTGCATGTTAGTCaggttttaacaaaatttgcaaaattattaatgcttgaatctttgaaaaaaaatatgatatatataatgatattttatgaattttgaccgaatttaactaaaaatcataatatataagtgacattgaaaaattaaaatataaatactttaaattacactttttaaaatttaatttgattacaaaaataattaaaaataagggCCACAATTATTTTCGTCCAATTAACCGGAGTCGGTTTCTATGTGTTTTGTTGTACAAATCAGAACTACATGCGTGTATACATGAGAACGAAGGAACATGTGAAAATCGTATTTAATGagatcttttaaaaataaaaaataaaaagtgagtaatttcttgatttttatacttttttacaTATGAAAAACCGAAAGCATTGTTTTACGAGCAGTAAAATTGGGTCcatatgaatatttttaatagaaactTAACTAGACATTTGTAGACATTCTATTTATGTGTGGTTGATGACTTTAGTGGTTACTCTTGTATGTTTTCCTCAATGTTCAAATATGACGTTTCTCCTATATTTCCACAATTTAAGCTACTTGTTGAAAACTATTTCCATTGTCGGATCAAAAGTGTACAAACCAAAAGTGGAGGAGAGTTTATTCCTCTTTACCATATACTTGTTTCTCATGGCATCTCATATTGTCAATCGTATCTTCATATTCGTCATCAAAATGAGAGTGTTGAAAAGAAGCATCGTCACATAGTCAACATCATCGACCCCTTGCGGAGGGATTTTTCCCAACACcccccttgattttttttttttttccccaagaATATGTTGATATGTAAAATATCTACACGTGAAAATGTTATATAGGCCTTACAACTtacaaggattttttttttttagctcgCAAATAGACTTGACTAAAGATAGACGGAAGAATAATTCTTAAAGTAATGTTACTTTTCACACGCATTTTACATCGGTGGACAGGGGCGAAGGTAGCAAGGGGCATGGGGGCACCCTAAGGCCCAAGGTTTTCCCCCTTAGCCCTTGTCGGCAGACGTAGTATGTTTCAAGTGACTTTTAATTTCagtcacttaaaacatgtcacatcaaatattataaaataagtataaaaagcagcattactcttaatcttaaaagctcatatatatataagccgaagacaaattttttaactttctaCAAACCCAATGAATACTTTGATAAACATGAAAAACATATggactatttttattttttatttttttatttaacccttttaattattatattcacATTCCAAAACCTTATGTAAATTTAGTcggaaagaaaaggagagaaggTTTCCTAACGGCTTTGTGAGAAAAGGAACATGACACTCAAGTAATGTTTAACCAAGTACGAATTGTAAGAAGCAAAGGCTTAACAAACCTTGGTGAAGAACGGAAGAGGCGATTTTTTCCTCTACGAGCATAGAACTCTTTTGAGCGTGATAATGGATGGCTTCCCTCCTCCCCAGTAGGTTGTGGTAGgtttttgtttataaataagTTTCATTCTCTCTTTGGGGGTCATCAGCAACTGAAGAGGTGAAGGATTGTGTTTTGTCTTGTCCTGCTCCGGATGGAGACATGGTTTTTTCTGCTTGGTAGGGTGTAATGGCGGACGTTTTCTCCTGAAGCATGGAGCATGATGTCTGATTTCTGCTAGGAATAGAAGGCTTTGATCCGCCACTGCTGGTTTGGATGGCCATGCTAGAGACGAATTCGATCAAATTCTTTTCGTGGTTGTTTGAAGCGGGGACGGCCTAGGGTTTCCCACTGGAACAACGGTTTAGGGCGAAAAGGGATAGGCGGTTTCGGTTTCTCCGATTTTCTCACAATAAGGGCAACGCATGGTTTTGATCTGAAGTTGTAACGGTGATTTGGGCTCTTTTTTCGGAATGGTTGGAGTGTCTTTTGATGTGTCTCAAAACGTGCATCCA harbors:
- the LOC133880322 gene encoding UDP-glycosyltransferase 74F2-like; protein product: MEMEGSVYRAHCLVVTYPSQGHINPMMQFSKRLDHKGVKVTLVITNFISKTMHKEASSNIALETISDGYDEGGKAEAESIHRYLDRFRRVGSQTLIQLIEKLSSLGGPVDCVVYDPFLPWALDIAKKFGLVGAAFFTQSCAVDNIYYHVHKGALKLPLSETEILLSGLPPLQSQDMPSFIYDFRSYPAYYDILVGQFSNFDKADWVLVNTFYELEQEVVDWMAKMWPLRTVGPTIPSMFLDRRIEDDKEYGVSIFKPNTDACMKWLNDRSKGSVVYVSFGSVATLKVEQMEEIAWGLRMSNRFFLWVVRASEEAKLPKNFVEESSEKGLVVRWCPQLEILTHEAVGCFVTHCGWNSTLEALSFGVPMIAVPHWSDQSTNAKYIMDIWKMGLKVPVDEKGLVKQEAIEDCIREIMEGERGEEIKKNALKWRKLARDAVDEGGSSDKNIEEFVAKLVHS